The Sebastes umbrosus isolate fSebUmb1 chromosome 4, fSebUmb1.pri, whole genome shotgun sequence genome has a window encoding:
- the LOC119486639 gene encoding uncharacterized protein LOC119486639, which produces MAHLPHRRHGNSPQRRATLLPLVAKWRVQLALEAMSSETGSNPTTTAEEPSLPAEHLCSTGFCEMEKESNRSCKGKTRVVSPSSGKPGKDVSALLKRIRIHPEAQRILGNSCIPVVSLERLNFRSVCFSSLQPVVSLVRLPCQTQVKLHNDASCLDLPPLVQNGFSHHEANILEVSPQSDLSQPEPSPTSWTEPYCPDSSPSEEPEQDSGFDCDSNPDQPYILFDHGSDEWDPDGKTDSETFYLDPDREQTLVIELDPEPEADRDETLEVEDEVVQMDDSEDQRPDLCSSQEEEEEEEDSSTQKPGPGSGPEEMESEDFCAVCLNGGDLLCCDRCPKVYHLDCHIPPLTNFPLGDWVCTLCRTDHEPVETYDCENKHSCGGVKAPYTMTNQDQRRCEKLTLLLYRHTLSAPFHEPVSTLARNYYQIIKRPIDLSVIRRKLDKSNTLHYFTAEQFVDDVLLMFKNCATFNYPDSEVAQAGRSLELFFLSKLKEIFPERTFPMASQDRTDSARLRWLSRKRKENHRKRRFVFSGKGYYL; this is translated from the exons ATGGCTCACCTGCCTCACAGACGCCATGGCAACTCTCCCCAAAGGCGTGCCACCCTGTTGCCACTGGTTGCCAAGTGGAGAGTACAGCTGGCACTGGAGGCCATGTCATCCGAGACTGGTTCAAATcccacaacaacagcagaggaGCCGAGCCTCCCAGCAGAACAC CTCTGCAGTACTGGATTCTGTGAGATGGAAAAGGAGTCAAACCGGTCCTGCAAGGGAAAGACCAGAGTGGTCTCTCCTTCATCTGGGAAACCTGGAAAAGATGTATCAGCTTTATTGAAGAGAATAAG GATTCACCCAGAGGCCCAAAGGATTCTGGGTAACTCCTGCATACCTGTAGTGAGCTTGGAGCGTCTGAACTTCCGGTCCGTGTGCTTCTCATCTCTGCAGCCGGTTGTTTCTCTGGTACGACTGCCCTGCCAAACACAAGTCAAGTTACACAATGACGCTTCCTGTTTGGATCTTCCTCCGCTGGTACAGAATGGATTCAGTCATCATGAGGCAAACATTTTGGAGGTGTCGCCTCAGTCTGATCTCAGTCAACCAGAACCTTCACCAACATCGTGGACTGAACCGTACTGTCCTGACAGCTCCCCTTCCGAGGAACCGGAGCAGGACTCAGGCTTCGACTGTGACTCTAATCCAGATCAGCCGTACATCCTGTTCGATCATGGATCCGATGAATGGGACCCGGATGGGAAAACGGAttcagaaacattttatttggATCCGGATCGTGAGCAGACATTGGTGATCGAACTGGATCCAGAACCGGAAGCAGATCGGGATGAAACCCTGGAGGTGGAGGATGAAGTAGTTCAAATGGACGATAGTGAAGATCAAAGACCTGATCTTTGCAGctcacaggaggaggaggaagaggaggaggactcaTCCACGCAGAAACCTGGACCTGGATCAGGGCCTGAGGAGATGGAGAGTGAAGATTTTTGTGCTGTGTGTCTGAACGGAGGAGATCTGCTCTGCTGCGACCGCTGCCCTAAAGTTTATCACTTGGACTGTCACATACCTCCACTCACCAACTTCCCACT AGGTGACTGGGTTTGTACGCTGTGCAGAACTGACCATGAACCTGTGGAGACCTACGACTGTGAGAACAAGCACTCCTGCGGGGGAGTCAAAGCTCCGTACACAATGACCAACCAGGACCAGAGG AGGTGTGAGAAGCTGACTCTGCTGTTGTACCGTCACACGCTCAGCGCTCCGTTCCATGAGCCTGTCAGCACCCTG GCCCGAAACTACTACCAGATCATCAAGAGGCCCATCGACCTGTCGGTGATCCGCAGGAAACTGGACAAGAGCAACACGCTCCACTACTTCACCGCCGAGCAGTTTGTGGATGACGTCCTGCTGATGTTCAAGAACTGCGCTACGTTCAATTAC CCAGACTCAGAGGTGGCCCAGGCCGGTCGAAGCCTGGAGCTGTTTTTCTTGAGCAAACTGAAGGAGATTTTTCCCGAGCGGACGTTCCCGATGGCCAGCCAGGACCGAACGGACAGCGCTCGCCTCCGGTGGctgagcaggaagaggaaggagaaccACAGGAAGAGGAGATTCGTCTTTAGTGGGAAGGGATATTACCTGTAA